GGTGGAGTCCCGAACCCGGCGACGGCTGGGAGCCGGTCGAGCGCGGTGAATTCGCTGACATCGAAGAACCTGCCGACGTGTCTCACTTGGCGTAAGGAGAGGCGTTCGTTGGGGAGTTTTTCCACCCCCTGAAGGGTGTAGGGGTGTTCGAACGAGCCCCCCTCGAACAGAACTATGAGTGGAATTAGTGATCCACAGCCGATCGAACAGTCACGGCCTTCGGATGATTCCGACGTCGTCTATGTCGGCTACCGTCGTCGAGGCCGCGCCATCGTCGAGAAACAGCCCGACCAAGAACAGCTGACGCCGGAGCGGACTCTCGAGTTGGCCAATCACAGTCCGAGCGGATTCAGCTGGGGATACGCTGGCAGCGGGCCGGCCCAGCTCGCGCTCGCGCTCCTCCTCGACTACACTGACGACGAGGACGTCGCCCTCGAGGAGTACATGGAATTCAAGACCAAGGTCGTGAGCCAGCTAGAGTGTACAGAACCAGACGGCTGCTGGCGACTCACCGGGCGTGAGATCGATACAGCCCTTCGTGAGACAGTCGGTGAACCAGTCGCACCGTCCGTCAACTAACGTTCACAGAGAGCAATCCATGTCAGAACCCACCCAACAGTCCCGTACGAACGCAGAATCGACCGACAACAGTGCGCGACAGACGCCGACTGAATACGTCGAGCGAAGCGATGTCGGCGTCTCACTCACCGTGAAGCTCACTCGCGGTACTGGCACCCGCGATCAGGACAAGCTCACGGCCAAAGTGAAGGCGAAAACGCTCGAAGAGGCCCGCGAGGACATGGAGACGCTTCGGGAGTACATCCACGACCTCGCCGAGGACGCCCGGCAGATCCAACCGGGGGAAGACGACGAGTAGCGAGCAGGTGCGGTCTATTTCGCCTCCCTAAGAGCGGAGGCGATCAT
This genomic stretch from Haloferax volcanii DS2 harbors:
- a CDS encoding DUF6166 domain-containing protein; translation: MSGISDPQPIEQSRPSDDSDVVYVGYRRRGRAIVEKQPDQEQLTPERTLELANHSPSGFSWGYAGSGPAQLALALLLDYTDDEDVALEEYMEFKTKVVSQLECTEPDGCWRLTGREIDTALRETVGEPVAPSVN
- a CDS encoding DUF7389 domain-containing protein is translated as MSEPTQQSRTNAESTDNSARQTPTEYVERSDVGVSLTVKLTRGTGTRDQDKLTAKVKAKTLEEAREDMETLREYIHDLAEDARQIQPGEDDE